The genomic DNA AAAGCCATTGAACGAACGCACTCCTGCAACACGCTGCATTGTGCCTTTTTGTGCTAAGAAATCGGCTTCGTTATCAATAAAATTGCGCGATAAATACAATTGGTAATCAGGACCCGGTGATAGCTCACCTTGCATTGAGATTGCATCATTGGTTAAGTAGACTGTGCCGTTTCCATAGTGAAAACGATCAGACCCCGCTAAGTTAGGTTTAAATTCACCACTGAATAAAGCACGGTTTTTGTGTTGCTTTAGGGTGCTTGAGCTAGGAGCTGGTGCTTCAGTCAAAATAGGTAAGCTGTATATTCCAGTGAAAAAACCGGCTACAAAAATGATAATGACAGCTATCAACATCAGTAATTTTTTGAGCATTATTGTTACTCCATGTTAGTGAGTGTTATTGCGTGTCGCTGATTGAGTTTAAATTGCTTTTCTACATCACCAAAATAGCGTAAATAAAGAGCTTCAAGCTCGCCTGATTTTGCGAGTTTTTGCATGCCTTGCTCAAGAAGATCTCTGACTTCAGTGTTCTCTTTACTTAAATAAAAATAATAGTGACTTGGGTATTGCAGCATAATTTGTGGCGCAATAGCAAAATCAAATGATTGTAATTTGTTAAATTCTGACTCGATAGCCAACACAGAGCGAGGGAAGTAATCACCCAAGCCTGCTTCTAAGGCTTTGAGCATTCCTTGGTAGTCTAACTCGCCATTAACTTTCAATCCATTCGCTTTTAAAATAGTGTAATCAGACCAGCTTTGTTGCTGTAAACCTATAAATGGTTTTAGTTCGTTAAGGTGGGTAATGTGTTTGAAGGTTTCTTGATCTTCTTTACGAATAATTAATAAGCGTTTTCCATGCAGCCCTTTGTACAAAGGAATTGTTGTTCTAATAAGCGCGTTAGGTTGTCCATAGGGCATTGATAACCATGCAAGAGTTATCGTTTTATTGTGACTTAACTGTTCTATAATTCGCTTATTGTTCATGGGCTTTACGTTATACATTAAGGTGACATCAGCACCCATTACGGCAAAGCTTTTTTCTAAAATTGCATGAATATATTGGTTTTTTGTGGCATCGGTATAATTAGGTTTGGCAAGTTGAATAACAAGTCTTTCGTGAGCTGTACTTGAAAAGCTGAACAGAGCAAAATAAAAAATACACAATAAAATGGCTCTGTTCATGGCTATACTTTTGTTAAGATGACTAAATTATTTAAATTTACACTTTAAAAACATGTACTTGTTGCTGTAAGCGCGATGCTAATGAAGCCAATTCTTGGCTTGCTTGCGCATTTTGCTGAGAGCTTTCGCTTACCAGTGAAATACTACTACTAAACTCGTTAATATTACAACTTAGTTCATTAGCGACAGTGGTTTGTTCATCGGTTGCAGTCGAAACCTGATTATTCATCTCAGCTATTTGAGCCATCTCTTGCGTTATTTCAGCTAAAAGTTGTGATGATCGTTCTGCATATTCAACACTTTGCTTTGCACTATCATCTGCGTTCCCCATGGCACTAACAGCTTGTTGTGCCATAGATTGTAACTTAGTGATCATGTCATTGATACTTGCGGTTGCTTTTTGTGTATTGTGAGCTAATTGCCTTACCTCGTCAGCAACGACAGCAAAGCCTCGCCCAGACTCACCGGCTCGTGCCGCTTCTATTGCTGCATTAAGAGCAAGTAAATTAGTTTGTTCAGCGACACCCTGAATCATCATAACAACTTGATTGATATCGGTTGATTGTGTGTTTAACTCATTGATAAGTTTGGTATTGGCATTGACGATATGTGATAAATGATTGATTGCATCGATATTCTCTTGCACCGACTTTTGCCCAAGCTTTGCAGTATGATCTGTGTGAGATGCTTTTTCTGATGTTGCCAATGCATTTGCCGCGACTTGTTCAATTGCACTACTCATTTGCGTAATGGCGGTCGCTATCATCGCAGACTGGTGCTCTTGTTCAGTGGCTGTGCTGGCAACTTGGTCGCTGATTGAGTTCATCTGTTCTGCCGCAGAAGAGAGAGTGAGCGTTGCGCTTG from Pseudoalteromonas sp. N1230-9 includes the following:
- a CDS encoding DM13 domain-containing protein — protein: MLKKLLMLIAVIIIFVAGFFTGIYSLPILTEAPAPSSSTLKQHKNRALFSGEFKPNLAGSDRFHYGNGTVYLTNDAISMQGELSPGPDYQLYLSRNFIDNEADFLAQKGTMQRVAGVRSFNGFKLVVPQGIDISDYNTVVIWCESFEEFITAAQYQ
- a CDS encoding methyl-accepting chemotaxis protein; this encodes MLNNYTVRTRLAVLALLPVTVFVITSFFAMSIMSSMVKGIDSLYEDRVVPLEQIKSVSDNYAVNIVDLFHKYRANQIAKSEFLTSVTEAKNIADRKWQSYLSTKLTTEEARLVSVVEKRLTVVQQKLTALLNQVKNDEFKAIPSNTFVKELYDVFDPLSASYQGLIDLQITEANKFKMSADKDFSQVSIAMTASIVILIILLLFIAFIIYRSIHNPLLSLSETIGSISENADLRLRAQPHGSDEIAQAAHHFNAMMERIHALVNDVTSATLTLSSAAEQMNSISDQVASTATEQEHQSAMIATAITQMSSAIEQVAANALATSEKASHTDHTAKLGQKSVQENIDAINHLSHIVNANTKLINELNTQSTDINQVVMMIQGVAEQTNLLALNAAIEAARAGESGRGFAVVADEVRQLAHNTQKATASINDMITKLQSMAQQAVSAMGNADDSAKQSVEYAERSSQLLAEITQEMAQIAEMNNQVSTATDEQTTVANELSCNINEFSSSISLVSESSQQNAQASQELASLASRLQQQVHVFKV
- a CDS encoding substrate-binding periplasmic protein; its protein translation is MNRAILLCIFYFALFSFSSTAHERLVIQLAKPNYTDATKNQYIHAILEKSFAVMGADVTLMYNVKPMNNKRIIEQLSHNKTITLAWLSMPYGQPNALIRTTIPLYKGLHGKRLLIIRKEDQETFKHITHLNELKPFIGLQQQSWSDYTILKANGLKVNGELDYQGMLKALEAGLGDYFPRSVLAIESEFNKLQSFDFAIAPQIMLQYPSHYYFYLSKENTEVRDLLEQGMQKLAKSGELEALYLRYFGDVEKQFKLNQRHAITLTNME